A stretch of Elusimicrobiota bacterium DNA encodes these proteins:
- a CDS encoding cation:proton antiporter, with protein MTHGSLHLLTDISLSIVFAACSAHILRLLGQPAILGYVLGGVILGPQLGLGLVTEPDSIELISEIGLIFLLFIIGLEINLKEIAKMGRAMLTLGAAQIFCCMALGFAFFSLVDYGFRPEGFELLYLSVALAMSSTMIAVKLLHDKFEAHTTAGRLTIGVLIVQDIFAVAFMAIQPNLSNPELTGIAASLGLGAALVALAFVISRYGLSRLFRASAKNPELVLLTSASWCFVLTMLAERAGLSKEMGALIAGISIGTFPYGTDVGSKLTGIRDFFTTLFFVSLGLKMPRPDGTFLMTAGLAVGFVIASRLISVTAVLYRQGKGLRLGLVTALNLAQISEFSLVMVALGVEFGHVRETFASTILGAMLLASLASTYIIAYNDRLARTLSRWLESLGLRERRTDPAQPSPEAQRDIVMLGCFREGLALIDTIEEESPQLLNRMLVIDYNAGLKERLEHKGVKWVYGDLAHAETLSHLHLEKASIVCCTISDTFLRGTTNERLLRLTKALSPNARFIATADDHAQAERLLDEGAAHALVPAKLAGSKILELIKESSPADVPEDRSCDHPQTTAV; from the coding sequence GTGACGCATGGGTCCCTGCACCTGCTGACGGATATCAGCCTCTCGATCGTGTTCGCGGCTTGTTCGGCGCATATTCTGCGCCTGCTGGGCCAGCCGGCCATTCTAGGCTACGTTTTAGGCGGCGTTATCCTGGGACCCCAGTTGGGCCTGGGCCTGGTCACGGAACCGGATTCCATCGAATTAATTTCCGAGATCGGCCTGATTTTCCTCCTCTTTATCATCGGCCTTGAGATCAATTTGAAAGAAATCGCCAAAATGGGCCGCGCCATGTTGACGCTCGGCGCCGCGCAAATTTTCTGCTGCATGGCCCTGGGCTTCGCCTTTTTCAGCCTGGTGGACTATGGTTTTCGTCCGGAAGGGTTCGAGCTCCTTTATCTCTCGGTGGCCCTGGCCATGAGCTCGACCATGATCGCCGTCAAGCTTCTACACGACAAATTTGAGGCGCACACGACAGCCGGCCGCTTGACCATCGGCGTCCTGATCGTTCAAGACATCTTTGCCGTAGCTTTTATGGCGATCCAGCCGAATTTAAGCAATCCCGAATTAACCGGCATCGCCGCTTCTCTGGGCTTAGGCGCGGCGCTGGTGGCGTTAGCTTTTGTGATCAGCCGATATGGCCTGAGCCGCCTGTTTCGAGCATCGGCCAAAAACCCGGAATTGGTGCTCTTAACATCGGCATCCTGGTGTTTCGTCCTGACTATGCTGGCCGAGCGCGCCGGGCTTTCCAAAGAAATGGGGGCTTTGATCGCGGGCATTTCCATCGGCACATTTCCCTATGGAACGGATGTCGGCTCCAAATTGACCGGAATCCGGGATTTCTTCACCACGCTGTTTTTCGTCTCCTTGGGTCTAAAAATGCCGCGCCCGGACGGAACTTTTTTAATGACGGCAGGGTTGGCCGTCGGTTTCGTCATTGCGAGCCGGCTCATCAGCGTGACCGCGGTTCTTTACCGCCAAGGAAAAGGCTTAAGGCTCGGCCTTGTTACTGCGCTGAATTTGGCCCAAATCAGCGAATTCTCCCTGGTGATGGTGGCCTTAGGCGTAGAATTCGGTCATGTGCGGGAAACGTTCGCTTCCACGATTCTCGGCGCCATGCTCCTGGCTTCTTTGGCGTCGACCTATATCATCGCTTATAACGACCGCTTGGCCAGAACCCTGAGCCGGTGGCTGGAATCCCTGGGCCTGCGCGAACGGCGTACGGACCCGGCCCAGCCGTCACCCGAAGCACAGAGGGATATCGTCATGCTGGGCTGCTTCAGGGAAGGCTTAGCTCTAATCGACACCATCGAGGAGGAATCCCCTCAACTCTTAAACCGGATGCTGGTCATCGATTACAATGCGGGCTTGAAAGAACGGTTGGAACATAAAGGCGTCAAATGGGTGTACGGCGACTTGGCTCACGCCGAAACCCTCAGCCACCTTCATCTTGAGAAAGCCTCCATTGTCTGTTGCACCATCTCGGATACGTTCCTCAGAGGAACGACTAATGAACGGTTGCTGCGCTTGACCAAAGCATTGTCTCCCAATGCGCGCTTTATCGCTACGGCGGACGACCATGCCCAAGCCGAACGGCTGCTGGACGAAGGGGCGGCCCATGCCCTCGTTCC
- the nadA gene encoding quinolinate synthase NadA, giving the protein MMSEKTLLPTKKEIDDEAARLEAKGLLQLGGHTEETLLLTAEKTWRINRLKAQNNAVIPAHVYQRAEILLGIADFTGDSYRLAKLCTEVKAERIVFCGVRFMAETAKILNPEKTVILPALEAGCSLAESITGEDVRKLKARHPGVPAVCYINTTADVKAECDAVVTSANARTILEKLYRQHPKLIFLPDELMGKNLARDLNKKLGEEMIIWKGTCIVHEDFDASWVQRYRQEYPGVKILAHTECSPSLVEIVDFAGGTGDMMKYVKNTDASYYMLVTECGLGDLARTEFPGKKFVPMCRLCPYMKSVDLDHVEQALRNPGPDHIIEVSEGIRVKAKKAIDAMFALA; this is encoded by the coding sequence ATGATGAGTGAGAAAACCCTGTTACCGACGAAGAAAGAGATCGACGACGAGGCCGCGCGCCTTGAGGCCAAGGGCCTGCTTCAATTGGGCGGGCATACCGAAGAAACGCTGCTCTTGACCGCGGAAAAAACCTGGCGCATCAATCGTCTCAAAGCGCAAAACAATGCGGTGATCCCGGCGCATGTGTATCAGCGGGCCGAGATTCTTTTGGGGATCGCCGACTTTACCGGAGACTCCTATCGTTTGGCCAAGCTTTGCACCGAGGTCAAGGCCGAGCGCATTGTTTTTTGCGGGGTTCGTTTTATGGCGGAAACAGCCAAGATTTTAAACCCGGAGAAAACCGTTATCCTTCCCGCGCTTGAAGCCGGTTGTTCGCTGGCGGAGAGCATCACCGGCGAGGATGTCCGAAAACTCAAGGCCCGCCACCCCGGCGTTCCGGCGGTCTGTTATATCAACACCACGGCCGACGTCAAAGCCGAATGCGACGCCGTGGTTACCAGCGCCAATGCGCGCACAATTTTGGAAAAGCTTTACCGGCAGCACCCGAAGCTGATTTTTTTGCCGGATGAGCTGATGGGCAAGAATTTAGCCCGCGATTTAAACAAGAAATTGGGCGAGGAAATGATTATTTGGAAGGGAACCTGCATCGTTCACGAGGATTTTGACGCCTCATGGGTCCAGCGTTACCGTCAAGAATACCCGGGGGTTAAAATTTTGGCGCATACCGAGTGCAGCCCAAGTTTGGTTGAAATCGTGGATTTTGCCGGGGGCACCGGCGACATGATGAAGTACGTCAAGAATACAGACGCCTCCTACTATATGCTGGTTACCGAATGCGGGTTAGGCGACTTGGCCCGGACCGAATTTCCCGGTAAAAAATTTGTGCCGATGTGCCGGCTATGCCCTTACATGAAATCCGTGGATTTGGATCATGTGGAACAAGCATTGCGCAATCCCGGACC